CCGGTGGTGACCGCCGTCCGGGGCGCCGCGGCGGGCGGCGGAATCGGGCTCGCCCTGGCGGGCGACATCGTCGTGGCGGCCCGGTCTGCACGCTTCCGACTGGCCTACACGGCGATCGGGCTCACCCCGGACTGCGGCGCCACGTGGCTGCTGCAACGCCTGCTGGGCCCTCGGCGGGCCGCGGATCTGATCCTCACCAACCGGGTGCTGACCGGCGACGAGGCCGAACGATGGGGCCTGGTGTCCCGGGTCGTGGAGGACGCCGGACTGGACGACACGGCCCACCGGACGGCCGCCGCGCTGGCCGCCGGATCAGGCGCCGCCCTGCGGGCCGCGAAGGAGCTGTCGCGGGCGGCCTCCGAAGCGCCACTGGAGGAGCAACTGGCTGCGGAGGCCCGCTCGATCGCCGCCCTGGCGGGCAGCGCGCCGGCTCAGGCCGCGATGGAGTCGTTCCTCGCCGCCCGGTCCGGCGGCGGGGCGTCGGCCGGGCGGCCGTCGGACCAGGAGCCACAAAGTGTTTCTTGACGACCTCTTCACTAACAGGGTCGCTGGAGCGTAACCTCCGGGCAACACAGATCGCAGTCCCCTGCGACCCGGCATCCGTCGCCGCGCGGCCTCAAGCCCGCGCCCCCACAGGAACAAAGGTGTGGAGATGCATTCTGCTGCCGTGGAGCGGACGGACACCGTCGACTCCTCCCTCGCCGACGCCGTCATCGACCTCGCCCTGCGCGGCATGTGGCGCGGTACGCAGGAGTCCGTGCACCGCCCGCTGGTCGACGCCGGACTCGCCATGGTGAAGGGCCCGATGGTGCTGCCCACCGAGCGCGCCAAGCAGGCCGCCGCACAGATGCTGCGGATCCCGGCCGGCTCCGAGAACGAAGGACGGCTCACCGCCGTCTACGAGGCGTTCCTGCCCGTCAACCGGAAGGTCCGCGAGGTCTGCACGGCCTGGCAGTGCCGCCCGGACGGCACCGTCAACGACCACGGCGACAGCGTCTACGACGCCGAGGTGCGCGAGCTGCTGGAGGACGTGCACGAGGCCATCCAGCCGGTGCTGCGCAGGCTGGAGCGGCTGCTCGCGGGCAGCGGCCGGTATCTCACGGCTCTGGAGGAGGCCCTCGGCCGGTTCGACGACGGCGGCCCGCAGTGGCTGGCCTCCCCGCTGTGCGACTCGTACCACACCGTGTGGATGCGGCTGCACCAGGAACTGCTGCTGGTCCTGGGCATCAGCCGGGCCGAGGACGAGGCCCGCGAGGAGCGGCTGGTCCGAGGGGGCCGGGGTTGAGCGTCACCGACCGCCGCCCCGGCGTCGACGCGCCGCGGCAGGCCCCCGGCCTGGCCCTGGTGCCGTACGGCCAGGGACGGACCCGCGGACTGGACGCCGACGCGCTGGGCACGCACGGCGTCGCGATGGACCGGCTGGTGGCCCTCGGACTGACGGTGGTGCCGGGGCTGACGGTGCCGGCGGGCGCGGCGGTCTCGCTGGGCGAGCCCGGCACCGCCCGTGCGGCCGTCGGACTCGTCGAGCAGTTGTCGGGACGCCGGGTGGGTGACGCGAGCCGGCCGCTGCTGCTGCGGCTGTCGGCGAGCGCGCCGACGGACATCGCGGGGCTGCCGCCCGATCTCGCCTGTCTCGGAGTCACCCCGGACAACGCCGGGGACCTGTGTACCGTCATCGGGCGCGCGCAAGCGCTGTACGAGGTGTGGGCGGCCACCGTCCGGATGGTCGCCGAGTACGGCCTCGGCGTACCGGCCGCGCTGCTGGACGACGCGCTCCTCGACAGCCCCGAGCCCCGGGCCCGCGTCGAGGCACTCCTCTCCCTGGTCGCCCGGCATGCCGGGCGACCGTTCCCCGACGACCCGGCCGAGCAGCTCGCGCTGGCCGCCCGGGCGGTCCTCGCCCGCTGGGACTCGCCGCGCGCCCGACGGTCGCGCCGGGCCCAGAAGCTCCCCGCCGACCTGGACATCGCGTTGCACGTCCAGGCGCTGCGCATCGGCCCCGCCGACCGCTCCGGCTACGGCACGGCGGTCAGCCGCCACCCCGAGACCGGCCGCTTCTCGCCGCAGGGCTCGTTCTTCCGGGGCGTGCGGCGCAGCGCACCGCCCCCGCACACCGGCGAACCCCTGGAGAAGCTCGCGGAAGGCACGGCGCTCCTGGAGCACGCGCTGCTCACTCTCGAACGCCATCTGCACGCGCCGGTCTCCGTCGACTTCGAGGTGCGCGACGGCGAGGTCTCCCTGCTCGCCGCCGCCGTACAGAGCCGTCCGCCGCTGCGCGCCTCGGTGTGTCTGGCGGCCGACCTGGTCCGCGACGGCGCCCTGGACAGGGATGCGGCGGTTCGCCGGATCGGCCCCGCCCAGGTGCAGGAACTCCTGCACCCCCAGCTGAAGTTGACCGGCGACGAGGAGCTGCTGGTACGGGGGCTGCCCGCGTCCCCCGGTGCCGCGACCGGCACGATCGCGCTGTCCAGCGAACGCGCCCTCGAACTGGCCGCCGAAGACACGCACGCCGTCCTGGTGATGCACGAGACCACACCGGCCGACGTCCCCGGGATGCTGGCCGCCGCCGCGGTGCTGACCGGGAGCGGCGGCATCGCCTCGCACGCGGCCGTGGTGGCGCGGGGCGCGGGCAAGCCGGCGGTGTGCGGCGCCGAGGGGCTGCGGGTGGACCGGACGGCCGGCACGGTACGGATCGGAGACCGGGTGCTGCGCGAGGGCGAACCGGTGTCGCTCGACGGCCGTACCGGCGCCGTCTACGCCGGAACGCTGCGGGTCAGTGTCGCCGCTCCCCCGCCGGAGCTGTCCACCCTGCTCGACTGGGCGGACGGCGCGCGGCGGCTCGGGGTGCGCGTCAACGCCGACACCGCGGCCGAGGTGAGCACCGCCGTCGCCCTGGGCGCGGAGGGGGTGGGCCTGTGCCGTACGGAACACCAGTTCCTCGGCGAGCGGCTGCCGCTGATCCGCAGCGTCCTGCTGGCCGCCGACCCGGCGGCCCGTGACGAGGCGCTGGTCGCCCTCGAACAGGCGCAGCACGAGGATTTCAAGGCGCTGCTGGCCGCCGTCGGGGACCGCCCGGTCACCGTGCGCCTGCTGGACGCCCCGCTGCACGAGTTCCTGCCCGCCCCCGGTGAGGCCGAGGCCGCCGGTGATCCGGCCGCGGAACAGCGGGCCGCGGCGCTGCGCGAGGCCAACCCGATGCTCGGGCTGCGCGGCGTACGGCTGGCGCTGCTCCACGAGCGGCTGTACCCGGCGCAGGCGGAAGCCCTCTTCTCCGCCTGGGCCGAGGTGGCCGCCACCGGCGTGCGGCCCCGGCTGGAGGTGATGATCCCGCTGGTCAGCCTGCCGGAGGAGCTTCAGGCCGCCGCCGCCTTCGTGCGCGGCGCCGCCGAGACCGTGGCGGCCCGCACCGGCATCGAGGTGCCGTACCGGCTCGGCACGATGATCGAGACACCGCGCGCCGCCCTGCTGGCCGCCGAACTGGCCGAGCACGCCGAGTTCTTCTCCTTCGGGACCAACGACCTCACCCAGCTCACCTACGGATTCTCCCGGGACGACGTGGAACGCCAGGTCCTCGCCTCGTACCAGGAACGCGGGTTCCTCACCGCCAGCCCGTTCGCCCGGCTCGATCCGCACGGGGTCGGCGCGCTGATCGCCCTGGCGGTGGAGCGGGCCAGGGGCACCCGGCCGGACATCAAGCTCGGCGTGTGCGGTGAGCACGGCGGCGACCCCGAGTCGATCGCGTTCTGCGACAACCTCGGACTGGACTACGTCTCCTGCTCCGCGCACCGCGTCCCGGTCGCGCGGATGGCGGCGGCGCACAGCGCGCTGCGCGGGAGTGGCAGTGGCAGTGGCAGTGGGCACGACGAGAACGGGACAGCACCATGACGACCACCGTGACCGGCCCCGGCGCCACGGAGGCGGAACTCGACGATCTGCGCGAGACCGTGCGGTCGGTGTGCGCGGACGCGGGCGGCGTCGCCGCGGTGCGCGGGCTCGACGAGCGCCTCCCCGGCATCGACGCCGGGCTGTGGGACACCCTCGGCCGGCGGGTGGGCCTCGCGGCCCTCGGTCTGCCGGAGGCGGTGGGCGGCGTCGGCTCGCTCGCGGAGATCGCCGTGGTCTGCGAGGAGCTGGGCAGGACGCTGGCTCCGGTACCGCTGCTGTCCTCCACCGTGCTGGCCGGGCAGGCGCTGGCCGGCTGCGGTACGGCAGAGGCGCCGCTGGCGGAGCTGGCCGAGGGCCGGATCCACTCGCTGGCCGTGGCCGCGCCCGACGGCGTGTGGCGGCCGGACGCCGTGCCGGTGGCCGTCGCCTGGCGGGGCGGCGCCCCGGTGCTGGACGGCACCGCGCCGTTCGTGCTCGACGGCGCGGACGCCGAGATGCTGGTGGTCGCGGCCGCCGGCCCCGACGGGGTGGACCTCTTCCTCGCCGACCCGCGGGAGCCGGGCGTGACGGTCCGCCGGGTGCCCACGCTGGACCTGAGCCGGGGCCAGGCCGTGGTCACCTTCTCCGGTGCCGCGGCGCGCGCGCTGACCGCCGGGGGCGAGGGGGCGGAGGTCGTCACCCGTGCGCTGGACGTGGCCTTCGTGGCGCTGGCCGCCGAGCAGCTCGGCGGTGCGCAGGCGGCCCTGGACATGACGGTGGCGCAGGTGCGGGAACGTACGCAGTTCGGCCGGGCGATCGGCAGCTTCCAGGCGGTCAAGCACACCTGCGCGGACATGCTGCTCCAGGTCGAGTCCGCGCGGTCCGCGGTGGTCCGGGCGGTCCGGGCGGCCGGGTCGCCCGAGGCGCTCGCGGAGGCCGCCGCGGTCGCGCAGTCCTGGTGCGGCGAGGCGTTCACGTTCGTCGCCGCGGAATGCGTCCAGCTGCACGGCGGCATGGGCTTCACCTGGGAGCACGACGCGCACCTGTACTTCCGGCGCGCGCAGTCCGACGCCGTGCTGCTGGGCGGCGCGGACCACCACCGGGAACGACTCGCCGGACTGCTGAGCTGGTGACGTCAGGAAGAAGGCGGGACCTCATGACCACCAGGCTCATCGACGACAGCCTCTTCGACGGCGCGGATCCGCCGCGCCTCGTGGGGGCGCGCTGCACCGGATGCGGCACCGTGGTCTTTCCCCGGCAGGGCTCCTGCCCCAGGTGCTCGGACGGGGCGATGGCCGCACACGTGCTGCCGGAGAGCGGCGAGGTCTGGTCGTGGACGGTGCAGGCGTTCCCGCCCAGAGAGCCGTACCGCCCGCCGGCCGACGGCCACCGGCCGTACGCCGTCGGCTATGTGGACCTCGGAGAGGTCCTGGTCGAGGCCCGCCTGGACCTGCCCCGGCAGCTGATCCGGATCGGGCTGCCGGTCCGGCTGACGACGGTGCCGACGTACTGCGACGAGGACGGGACACAGGTGCTGACCTTCGCCTTCGGCCCGGACGCGGAGGACGCGCGATGAACCGCTCCGAAGAGATCTACGTGATCGGATGCGGTATGCATCCCTTCGGCCGCGACGAGTCCGTCAGCGGTCTGGACATGGCCGAACGGGCCATACGGGAGGCACTGGCCGACGCCGCCGTCCCCTGGGCGGACATCGGGTACGCGGCGGGCGGCTCCGACGTGTCCGGCAAGCCCGACACCCTGGTGGGCCGGCTGGGGCTGACCGGGGTGCCGTTCGTCAATGTGCAGAACGGCTGCGCGACCGGCGCCTCGACGGTGCTCGCCGTCGCCAACGCGCTGCGGGCGGGCGAGGCGTCGCTGGGGCTCGCCGTCGGGTTCGACAAGCACGAGCGGGGCGCCTTCCACGTCTCCGCCGCCCGTTACGGCCTCGGTGACTGGTACGCGGAGACCGGGATGATGCTGACGACCCAGTTCTTCGCCCTGAAGACGCAGCGGTATCTGCACGAGTACGGCATCCCGGAGCGGACCTTGGCGACGGTGGCGGCGCGCGCCTTCCGCAACGGCTCCCGCCACCCCCTGGCCTGGCGGCGCAAGGAGCTGACGGAGGACGAGATCCTGCACTCCGCCGAGGTCAGCCCGCCGCTCACCCAGTACATGTTCTGCTCTCCCGGCCAGGGCGCGGCCGCGCTGGTCCTCGCCCGCGGCGACCGCGCGTTCGACCTGTGCGAACGGCCCGTCAAGCTGGCCTCTCTGGCCTTCAGGACCAGGCGGTTCGGCTCGTTCGAGGTGTTCGCGCCCTGGCTGCCGCCGGGACCGCACCACAGCCCGAGCGTGGACGCGGCGGAGGCGGTCTTCCGCGGCGCCGGCCTCGCGCCCTCGGACGTCCAGGTCGCGCAGTTGCAGGACACCGACAGCGGCTCCGAGCTGATCCACCTGGCGGAGACCGGGCTGTGCGGGCACGGCGAGCAGCGGGAGCTGCTGGCCGCGGGGGCCACCGACCCCACGGGCCGGATCCCGGTCAACACCGACGGCGGCTGCCTCGCCGGCGGCGAGCCCGTCGGCGCCTCGGGGCTGCGGCAGTTCCACGAGGTCGTCCGTCAGTTGCAGGGCCGCGCCCCGGGGGTGCAGGTGCCGGGCGGTCCCCGGGTGGGCTTCACCCATGTGTACGGGGCGCCCGGGATCAGCGCGTGCGCGGTGCTGACGGTCTGAGCCCCGGACGGCGAGCCGCGGTCGCCGGACCTGTACGAGGATCTCCCGCGCCCCCCGCCGGACACCGACGTCGTGGGTGCCCGGCGGGTGGCCGAGGCCGTCGCCCGGGCATGGCGCGGGCCCACTACGGACGGGGTGGTCGACGTCACCGGCGCATACGGCTCGTGCGGCTCGCCGACGCCGATGGACTCCGGCCGGGTCTCAGGCCGGTGCGGCCGCGCTGCCCGGGCCGGCGGCGACGATGCGCAGCGCCAGGGACCTGACGGCCTCCTGCACGGAGCGGGACGGCAGCCCGGACAGCGGCCCACCCTCCGCCCGCAGCGCGGTGACGAGGATGGTCGTACTGATCAGCGTGCGCACCGCGAGCGCCTGTGCCGCATGCCGTGACTTGGCCGCCCGCGGGCTGCGGGTGGTGCCGTCCGGCAGATAGTCGTAGGCCCGCTGGATGTGCCGCTGCTCGAACTCGTCCCGCAGCGCCTTGAGGTTGCCGTTGGCGGAGGCCACCTGGACCTGGTAGAGCCGGGCCTCGTCGGGGCTGCGCTCCACCCAGTCCCACACGGCGTCGATGACCCGGACCAGGCCCTCGGCGTCACCCTTCTCGGAGTCCGGCCGGGCCGCCTCCACGACCGCGTTCAGCTGGTCGAAGACCCGCCGCATGGACAGCTCGAGCAGCTCCTCCTTGCCGGCGAAGTGGTAGTAGACGGCCGTGGGCACCACCTGTGCCTCGTCCGCGATGTCCTGGACGCTGGTCTCGGCGAACCCGTTGCGCCCGAACACCCTGACCGCGGCCGTGATGATGTGCTGCCGCCGCGAGGGTCGATGGGCCGGCTGCTTGCCGTTCTGCTTCGTGGCCATCATGCTCCTGCCGACTGCCGTGACCGGTCACTGTACGCCCGGCGGGTACTGACCATGGTATCCAGTAACTCTTCCTGGTCGGGACCGTAATTCCTGGTGCTTGCCCGGCACAGGCACAGAAGGATCCCGGCATACTTGACACCATGACTACATCCGGAACCCGCGCCGCTCACCGCCCTTCGCGCAAGCAGTGGGTCATCGAGGCGGCCACGGAGCTGTTCGCCACGCAGCCTCCGGACGAGGTGACGGTGGCCGATATCGCCGCGCGGGCGGAGATGACGTCGGCCGCGGTGTACTACCACTTCGCCTCCAAGGACCAGGTCCTGGTGGAGGGCATGCGGGTGTTCGCCGCGGCGCTGCGTGAGCAGGTGGAGACGCTCGCTCAGGCCCATGCGCCGGGTGCGGGCATCGGCCCGGCCGTCACGGCGCTGGTGGCCTGGCTGGGCGAGCACCGCTCCTCCGCCACCGTCTTCTTCGTGTCCTCGGCCGGCATGAGCCAGGAGGCGGAGGCGCTGCGCCACGAGGTCCGTACCCAGTTGCTGGACGAACTGGTACGGCTGGTCCGGAAGGCCGACGGGCCGGTCGCGGACGCGGAGGCGGCGGTGATCGGCCTGGGCGTGCTGGCGCTGCTGGAAACCGCGGCGATCTCACAGGTCCGGGGCGACGACGTGTACCGCTCCCTGGGGCACCGTTCCTTCCTCCGCGAGGTCGGCCGCCTCGCGGAGCGGATCGCCGATCCGACGACCGGAACCGAGTAGGGGTACGGCCGGGGCGACGTCAGACCAGCAGCCGTAGTGGTCTGCGCAGCAGTTCACCGACCGTACGCAGATACTCGGCCGCCGGAGCCCCGTCGACGGCACGGTGGTCGAAGGTGAGACTCAGGGTGAGCACGCGCGTCCGCCGCGGCCGGTCGTCGACCCACTCGACGCCGTCCCTGAGCCTGCCCACGCCGAGGATGGCCACATTGCCGGGATTGATCACCGGGGTGAAGAAGTCGACGCCGTATCCGCCCAGTGAGGTGACGGTGAAGGTGGCGCCGTCCAACTGCGCCGGGGAGATCCGGCCGGCTCGGGCGTTCTCTGCCAACTCCCTTGAGCAGCTGGCGATTTGGGGCAGCGACAGGTCCGCCGCGTCCTGGATCACGGGGACGAGCAGGCCGTTCGGTACCGCGACCGCGAAGCCGACGTGGATGTCCTCGAACAGGTGGATGCCGTCCTCGAACACCCCCGCGTTGAGCAGCGGGTGTTCCCGCAGGGCCAGGGCCGCCGCCTTCATCAGGAAGTCGTTCAGGCTGGGCACCGGCAGGTCGCCGGCCGCCCACTCCTCCTTGAGCTGGGCCCGCAGGGCCACGACGGCGTCCATCCGCACCTCGTAGCCGTGCGTGAGCTGCGCCATCTCCTGGAGGCTGGCGTGCATCCGGCGGGCGATGGCGCCGCGCATCCCGGTCATCGGGAGGACGTCCCCGGGCTGTGGTGCGCCGGCCGGGACGCGCCGGCCCGCCGGTGCGGGGGCCGGGGTGACGGCGTCGAGGTCGGCCCGGCGGATCCGGCCGCCCGCGCCGGAGCCGTGTACGTCGGCGAGGTCGATGCCCCGTTCCTTCGCCAGCCGACGGACCAGGGGGGACACGGGCAGGACCTGGTGGCCGCCCGACCGCGGCTGGGCCAAGGCGGCCGCCGCGATGAGCAGATGCTCCTCCACGTCCTCGGAGACGATCCGGCCGCCCGGCCCGGTGCCGGACACGGCGGTGAGGTCGACGTGTGCCTCGGCCGCCACCCGCCGGGCGTTCGGGGAGGCGAGGAGCCTGCCCCCGGTTCCGGCGAGGCCGGCCGTGCCGTCAGGGGCCCGCGCCGCGGCCACCGAAGCGCCTCCGGCCGCCACCAGCGCCGTAGCGCCCGCGCCCGACGACCCGGCGCCGGCCTGCGTCGGTGCCGGCGCCGCGGGCGCCGGAGCGCCTCCGGCCGCCACAAGCCCCGTGGACTCCGCGCCCGCGCCGGACGACCCGGCCCCGGACCCCGTCCCCGCCCCCGCCCCCGCCCCCGCCCCCGGCGGCTGTTCCCCCTCCGCCAGCAGCCAGCCGATGAGCGCCCCGGCCGGAACCGTCGTGCCGGCGGCGACGGTGGGGTGGAACAGGCCCCCGGCCTCCGCCTCGACATCCACGTCGACCTTGTCGGTGGCCAGCCGCAGCAGCGCGTCGCCCTCCGCGACGACGGCGCCGGTGGGCACGAGCCACTCGTCGATCGTGCCCTCCTGCATGGTCAGGCCGATCTTCGGCAGCAGAACCTCGACCGCCACGTCGCTCACGCCCTTTCGAGGAGACGACGGCAGCCCTGAGCGATCCGGGCGCGGTCGGGTACGTAGGCCTTCTCCAGCACCGGCGAGAACGGCACCGGGGAGAAGGGGGCGCCGATCCGCAGGACCGGCGCGTCGAGGTAGTCGAAGGCCGCGTCCTGGATCTGGGCGGCGATCTCCGCGCCGAGCCCGCCGAAGGTGACCGCCTCGTGCACCACGAGGACCCGGTTGGTGCGCCGGACGGAGGCGAACATGGTCTCGGTGTCCAGGGGCTGCACGGTGCGGGGGTCGATCACCTCGACCTCGATGCCCTCGGCGGCCAGTTCGTCCGCCGCCGCGAGGGCCTCGCCCACCATGCGGCCCAGGGCGACGACGGTGACGTCGGAGCCCTGCCGTGCGGTGTACGCCTGCCCCAGCGGAATGCCGTAGATCTCCTCGGGCACCTCGCTCGTACTGCCCAGCAGCACCTTGTTGAGCATCACGACGACCGGGTTGTCGTCCCGGATCGCCGAGACGGTGAGGCCCTTGGCGGTGTACGCGTCGCACGGCATGACGACCTTGAGGCCGGGGACGTGCGCGAGCCAGGCCTCCAGGCTCTGGCTGTGCTGGGCGGCGGCGCCGAGGCCCGCGCCGGAGGCGGTGGTGATGGTGAGCGGCACCGACACGGCGCCGCCGAACATGTACTTCATCTTGGCGGCCTGGTTGACGATCTGGTCCAGGCATACGCCGATGAAGTCCATGAACATCAGGTCGACGACGGGCCGCAGGCCCCGGGCGGCGGCGCCCACGCCCAGTCCGACGAGCGCGGCCTCGGAGATCGGGGTGTCGATCATGCGGCGGGGGCCGAACTCGTCGAGCAGGTTGTCGAACATGCGGAAGACGCCGCCGTATCCGGCCACGTCCTCGCCGGCGACGAAGACGTTCTCGTCCTCGCGCATGGCCTGCGCGAGTCCTTCGTTGAAGGCCTTGACGTAGCTGAGTTGGCGGGCCGCGGCGCCCTGGTCGACGGCCGGTGTTTCGGTGATCGTGGTCATGGCGGTCATCCCGAGTAGACGTTGAGCAGCAGGTCGGCGGTGTCCGGCAGCGGGCTGGCCTCGGCGTACGCGATGGCGTCGGCGATCGCGTCGCGGGTGCGCTGCCAGGTGTCGTCCAGTTCGGCGCGGGTGGCGGTGCCGTCGGCGAGGGCACGGGCCTCCAGCAGGTCGATCGCGTCACGGGCCTTCCACTCGTCGACCTCCCGCTGCGAGCGGTAGGGGTGGCGCAGGCCCTTGACGCCCTGGTGGTCGTAGTAGCGGTAGGTCTTGGCCTCGATGAACATGGGCCCCTCGCCGGCCCGGGCGCGTGCGACGGCCTCGACCGTGGCGCGGTGCACGGCGACCGCGTCCATGCCGTCGACGATCACGCTGGGCATGCCGTAGGCGGCGGCCCGGTCGGCGACGTCGGTGAGCAGCATGTGCTTGGACTGCGGGGTGAACTCGGCGTAGCCGTTGTTCTCGCAGACGAACAGCACCGGCAGCCGCAGGACGGCGGCCATGTTGGCGGCCTCGTGGAAGCTGCCGATGTTGGTGGCGCCGTCGCCGAAGAAGCTGACGGCGACGCTGTCCTCCTCCTTGTACCGGGCGGCGAAGGCGGCGCCGACGGCGATCGGGATGCCGGCGCCGACGATGCCGTTGGCGCCGAGCATGCCGAGGGAGACGTCGTTGATGTGCATGCTTCCGCCGCGGCCGAGGCAGGCGCCGGTGACCCGGCCGTACAGCTCGGCGTACATGTGCCGGAAGCTGACGCCCTTGGCCACGGCGTGCCCGTGGCCGCGGTGGGTCGAGGTGATCTGGTCGTCGTCGCGGAGGGCCGCCATGACTCCCGCGGCCACGGCTTCCTGACCGACGTAGAGGTGGAGGAAGCCCGGCAGTTTGCCGGCCTCCATGAGCCTTCCCGCCTCGGTCTCGAACAGCCGGATGCGCACCATGCGCTCGTGCAGATCCATGACGACCTGCGCGGATGCCTGATCCGCGGCCGGACCGGCCGGCCTCTTCGATGCCCTTTGAGCCATCGCGCGCCCCTTCGCCCCGAGCGAGGTGTCCCCAGCAATCGGACTTTGTTGTGTCGGTCTACAGTAACCGGCAGCGGGCACCTTACTGAAGAGGTTCTCTAATTACTATGCCTCGGGCCGACCCGGCTCCGCATCGCCTCCGCGCCCGTCGACCAGCTCGAGCGCATTGCCTTCCGGGTCGGCCCAGAAGCTGATCCGGCGGCCGTGCGCCCGGACGACGACCGGATTCGACAGCGGACGGGCGCCACCGGCCGCCAGAGCCGCAACGACCGGGTCCATGTCGTCGACATGGAACGTGAGGTACGCCAGCCCCTGTCGCGCGGTCAGCGGCACGGCCAACCCAGCGGGCGCCGGGGCCGGTTGGGGGCGGATCAACTTGACGCGGCCGCCGGAGGGCACCTGCAGCCAGACGACGAGCAGCTCACCCCCCAGTCCGGCCGGTGCGCCGATCGACGCCGGGATGCGCGAGCGGCGCACCTCGCGGCAGCCGAGCACATCGCCGTAGAAGCGCGCCATCGGCTCCAGTTCGCGCACGACGACGCCCACCTCGAACAGTTCGGGCACCACCTCGGCCATGCCGTCGGCCATCGCACCCACCTCCCCGTCGAGCGTTCGACGACCGACAGCGGCGACTGGAGCCCCTCCATAGAAAGATCCGGTCCCGCGCGGACCTCTCCCCCACACCAAGGCGACGCGACCCGCGGGGGGCCGGGCGGCGACTTACGTACTTTCTATTGACAGACAACACTAACCCCTGTTGTCGTGTCGGTCACAGCCCGGGGGTCGTAACAGAAGACCTTCTCCAGCTCGCGGCTGCGAGGATTGTGAGGACATCGTGGTCCAGACCAGTTCACCGGAGATCCGGGAGGCAGGCGCCGAGCGTCAGCCGCCCCCGGCCCCCGAGTACTCCTCTTGGATCAGCCAGGACCGGTCGACCGACGCGGCCTCCGTGGCGATGCGGCGGGAGGCCGCCGAGCTCGTCGAGCGCGTGCTGGAGCACTACCGCGACAACACCACGCACGAGGCCGACGGCCAGTGGACGGAACCCGTCGCCCACTACCTCGACGCCGGCCGCTGGCAGCGGGAGATGGACGCCGTGCACCGGACCGTCCCGCTGCCGCTCGCCATGTCGGCCGAGCTTCCCGGACCGAACACCTACAAGGCACTCGACGTACTCGGCGTGCCGGTGCTGATCACCCGGGACCGGCAGGGCGCCGTACACGCGATGATCAACGCCTGCCGACACCGCGGGGCCAGGATCATCGAGCCCGGCTGCGGTGTGTCCAAGCGGCTCACCTGCCCGTACCACTCCTGGTCGTACGACCTGGCCGGTGAGCTGCGGGGGGTGTACGCCGAGAAGACCTTCGGCGAGGTATCCCGCGCGGGGCGCGGTCTCGTACGCCTCCCGGCCGGGGAGCGGGCCGGGATCGTCTTCGTCTCGCTGGACCCGGCGGCCGAGCCCGACCTCGACGCCTGGCTGGGCGATCTGCGGCCGCTCCTGGAGGGGCTGCGTCTCGCGGAGTGCCATCACCACTCGACCAAGGAGCTGACCAGCCCCAACTGGAAGGTCACGCTCGACGGGTATCTGGAGACGTACCACTTCGCCTCGCTGCACCCGAAGACCGTGTTCGAGACGAACCTCTCCAACATGATGGCGCACGACACCTGGGGCCCTCACCAGCGCATCGCGCCCGCCCTGCGCCCCATCGCACAGGCGGCCGAGCTGCCTGCCGACCAGCGCGACCCGGGAGACTGCGTCGGAGCCATCTACTGGCTCTACCCCGGTCTGGC
The Streptomyces sp. NBC_01485 genome window above contains:
- a CDS encoding aromatic ring-hydroxylating oxygenase subunit alpha, yielding MVQTSSPEIREAGAERQPPPAPEYSSWISQDRSTDAASVAMRREAAELVERVLEHYRDNTTHEADGQWTEPVAHYLDAGRWQREMDAVHRTVPLPLAMSAELPGPNTYKALDVLGVPVLITRDRQGAVHAMINACRHRGARIIEPGCGVSKRLTCPYHSWSYDLAGELRGVYAEKTFGEVSRAGRGLVRLPAGERAGIVFVSLDPAAEPDLDAWLGDLRPLLEGLRLAECHHHSTKELTSPNWKVTLDGYLETYHFASLHPKTVFETNLSNMMAHDTWGPHQRIAPALRPIAQAAELPADQRDPGDCVGAIYWLYPGLAIAGGWRHKIAVSLVLPRTATESVTQQIILLRDPAVTDEEREAADRFGEWFHDVVRDEDYATTYGVQQGLAALNGTDFVFGRNEPGLQHFHRTVHEHLDRKDRAAR